The Longimicrobium sp. genome has a segment encoding these proteins:
- a CDS encoding mobile mystery protein A: protein MLKTNLMTSLAGQQTERRFSALREQAGLLATPKGGWIRLLRTSLGMRQQDLGARLGITAQAAGQLEQREIDEAVTLKALRQTADALGADLHYVLVPRQPLAATVEERISRAARHLARQVDHTMRLENQATGDAASQMRIRHIEEQLRLTPSLVWTLPDDL, encoded by the coding sequence ATGCTGAAAACTAACTTGATGACCAGCCTGGCCGGCCAGCAGACAGAGCGGCGGTTCTCAGCGCTGCGGGAGCAGGCCGGGCTTCTCGCCACTCCCAAGGGCGGGTGGATACGCCTGCTGCGCACGTCATTGGGGATGCGGCAGCAGGACCTCGGCGCCCGGCTCGGGATCACGGCACAGGCCGCTGGGCAGCTGGAACAGCGGGAGATCGACGAGGCGGTAACGCTCAAGGCGCTCCGTCAGACCGCCGACGCTCTCGGTGCCGACCTGCACTACGTCCTCGTACCCCGGCAGCCGCTAGCCGCCACGGTCGAGGAGCGGATCAGCCGTGCAGCGCGTCATCTTGCCCGCCAGGTAGACCACACGATGAGGCTGGAGAACCAGGCGACCGGAGACGCGGCGAGCCAGATGCGGATACGGCACATCGAGGAGCAGCTGCGCCTGACACCCTCGCTGGTGTGGACGCTCCCCGATGACCTTTGA
- a CDS encoding mobile mystery protein B, which produces MTFEGERGSGGTTPLDPDEAEGLLQPHITTQEELNEAEAANVADALLWAHTTRAGRRDPLSEAYVFELHRRMFGQVWSWAGTPRLTQKNVGVAAWEIRPGVRDTIADARVWRDALRTNRPVFPLDEIAVRVHHRLVWVHPFPNGNGRHARMMANLVLRHAGAPPLTWGDTSGSLVSTGTLRDRYLAALRAADRGDYGPLITFAKS; this is translated from the coding sequence ATGACCTTTGAGGGTGAACGCGGCTCCGGAGGCACGACGCCGCTCGATCCCGACGAGGCCGAGGGCCTCCTGCAGCCGCACATCACCACCCAGGAGGAGCTCAACGAAGCGGAGGCCGCCAACGTCGCGGACGCACTCCTGTGGGCGCATACCACCCGGGCAGGGCGGCGCGATCCACTCTCGGAAGCATACGTCTTCGAGCTGCACCGCCGGATGTTCGGCCAGGTCTGGTCGTGGGCGGGAACCCCTCGGCTGACGCAGAAGAACGTGGGTGTCGCGGCGTGGGAGATACGTCCCGGCGTCCGCGATACCATCGCCGACGCCCGGGTGTGGAGAGACGCGCTCCGAACGAACAGGCCTGTCTTCCCGCTCGACGAGATCGCGGTTCGCGTGCACCACCGCCTCGTATGGGTGCATCCGTTTCCCAACGGCAACGGGCGCCACGCCAGGATGATGGCCAACCTCGTGCTGCGGCACGCCGGCGCGCCACCGCTCACATGGGGGGACACGAGCGGCTCGCTGGTGTCCACCGGCACGTTGCGCGATCGATACTTGGCCGCGCTACGCGCAGCAGACCGCGGCGACTACGGTCCGCTGATCACGTTCGCGAAAAGCTGA
- a CDS encoding XRE family transcriptional regulator, whose translation MRALREERSLSQESLAARLGFNDRQTLAAIEAGERRIAPDELVRAAHVLGVDVDTFLDPYRLVGEGSFNFRAKDVDPETLSAFQEQAGRWIATYRELGMQVGCEPRRLGHKLELTERSSFEDAAASAELLRERWSLGDVPADRLEDAVHRELGVLVLYVDAPVGISGAASHLPGQHTIVVNRREPAGRRSFDLAHELFHLLTWDAMPPKRIEPQEVKRTKGNRVELMAENFAAALLMPADIVARGWSTRGDEDVTAWLARTAADLRVSTQALQWRLVNLGLLSKAAAAALPPVSRSSRVSTDQVPPLFSRPFVQRVADAVNDGRLSLRRAATLLGVTVLQFAQVCAAYQHPLSYDLPG comes from the coding sequence ATGAGGGCGCTGCGTGAGGAGCGGAGCCTGAGCCAGGAGTCGCTCGCCGCGCGGCTCGGGTTCAACGACCGGCAGACGCTTGCGGCGATCGAAGCTGGGGAACGGCGCATCGCGCCCGACGAGCTGGTTCGCGCGGCGCACGTGCTTGGTGTCGACGTGGATACGTTCCTCGATCCGTACCGCCTGGTTGGCGAGGGCTCGTTCAACTTCCGCGCGAAGGACGTGGATCCGGAAACGCTCTCGGCGTTCCAGGAGCAGGCGGGGAGGTGGATCGCCACGTACCGCGAATTGGGCATGCAGGTGGGGTGCGAGCCTCGCCGCCTCGGCCACAAGCTCGAGCTGACCGAACGTTCATCGTTCGAGGACGCGGCGGCGAGTGCCGAGCTGCTGCGGGAGCGCTGGTCGCTGGGAGACGTGCCCGCGGACCGGCTGGAAGACGCGGTGCATCGCGAACTCGGTGTGCTGGTGCTCTACGTGGACGCCCCCGTGGGAATTTCAGGTGCCGCGTCGCACCTGCCGGGGCAGCACACCATCGTCGTCAACCGCAGGGAACCGGCCGGCCGGCGGTCCTTCGATCTCGCGCACGAGCTGTTTCACCTGCTCACCTGGGATGCCATGCCTCCCAAGCGCATCGAACCCCAGGAGGTAAAGCGGACCAAGGGCAACCGGGTGGAGCTGATGGCCGAGAACTTCGCCGCCGCGCTCCTGATGCCCGCAGATATCGTGGCGCGTGGCTGGAGCACGCGTGGCGACGAGGACGTGACCGCATGGCTCGCCCGTACGGCGGCGGATCTGCGGGTCAGCACGCAGGCCCTGCAGTGGCGCCTCGTGAACCTTGGGCTGCTGTCCAAGGCTGCGGCCGCGGCACTCCCGCCCGTGTCGCGATCGAGCCGCGTGTCGACGGATCAGGTGCCGCCCCTGTTCAGCAGGCCCTTCGTGCAGCGGGTGGCGGACGCGGTGAACGACGGACGACTCTCGCTACGCCGCGCAGCCACGCTGCTGGGCGTGACGGTGCTGCAGTTCGCGCAGGTATGCGCGGCGTACCAGCATCCGCTCTCGTACGATCTGCCGGGCTGA